The genomic segment AGCTATTGGATTAGGGACCAGTTTTCCCAGGAATTTTCCATGGCCTTTCcctaggcagaaagacaaaataaattccaGAGCTCCGAGCCCCGGAGAGCACAAGGCCCTGATCCCATCTTGGTTCTTCCTGGCTACCAAGGTTGAGAAAACTCTTGGAGATACATTTCATGGACAAAGCACAGCCAGTGCCGaggttggggggggggagggaattCCATCACCACTTGTCCTCCTAATTGGTGCTTTTTTTGTCAATTATGCTAATTTGCTAAACCTACAAAAACTGTATCCACCCCATGTGGATAATGGGCTTTTGTGgacattcccatccctgcccctgaAGACCTTCAATAAAGATCCACTTTTATATTACCTCCCATACCTGAATATCACCTCGAGTTTCATTTCTAGGTTGAAAAAGGCAACAGTACAAGAGGTCCATGTTTTCCGTTTTATTATTCTAAATAAAAACCACACTTTGTGCTGAACAATGGAGTAGAAAAGAACCCGATGTACAACGATTTTAGACATCTACgatttggggagggaaaagTTTACAAAATATACAAAACTTTACAGCAAATAGATAGTAAACACTTAAATAGCAGGAGGTCAGTACCTACGATTAACTTAACGAAAAGGTTAGACAGCAAATTCAACTcttgttctttcttcttctgctcaATTACTCTGATGAGAGACCTGGATCCACTGAGAATGGGGAAAGTGAATTTTGTGTTGGGGATGGGAGTGAGCctgggctcagagcagggcccTCGGAGGCTCCGTGACCTGGACGCTGCTGGAATTTCCCCTCTGCAACTCCCTCTCCTaccccaggatcccaaagcACTTTTCAAACACCTCAGGCTGCCCCAGGGGAGGTAGGTTGGCGTCCCCAAGGTCACCAAGGGCAGTAGGGACAGGAGGGAGCCAGGTTTGCCCATGGTGGTGGAAAAAGAACGAAATCTAGCACGGAGTAAAGCTCTGGCTCTCCCAACATGGAACTGgagctcccagccaggctggccagacacggggacaggggtGACATCCCTGCCAACCCCTGAAGGatcagggacacccagggccCTCCTGGGGGGAGCACTCAGGTCTCTGACCCCCATGGGAATCACCccccaggaggagcagccacaggtccagacccatccctgcagcccctccactGCTGGTTTCGGGGTGTTCCATGTGGGAATGATCTGTTTTAACCCAGGCAAACAGAAATTCCCTGGATCAGAGCCAGCAGCAAATGGGGGGCCCCTGCTCACCCCCGCAGGGCCAGGAGTGAGGCCTGGCTGTGCCCGGTGGTGTTTCGGTGTAAAAGCTTCTCTTTTTGGTTTATGTGCACaaaaggcttttgctttacAGATTAGCGAGATCCGGGGCTGCAGACCCTCCCTGAAGCTCACTACACCTTCGGGAACATTCCAGGAGGATCTCAAGGCTCTCCCAGCCTTGTCTGTCCCTCACATCCTTCATGGCCACCTCCAGAGCAGCGCAGGTcgtgtccatccctgtccctgtccccagccgGGCACAGCCCTGAGTTTCATGCTCGAGGGGACCCTGCACAAGCAGAGGGTGGGACTGGCTGACCCCCcgtggtcccttccagcctcatCCATCCCACAATTCCATGACAGAAACCCCGGAACCCAGAGAGCAGCTCGGAGAAGCCTGCAGCGAAGCGCCCTCAGCTCCCACACCGCCCAGAGCACCACGCCATTCCCAAAATCACCCTTTCTCTTGTAAAACCTAATGCAGTTCAACACAGCTCCACAGCGATCCCAGGACCACAAGACCGGAGTTCAGAGCtcggagctgcagcagccaggccaACCCCGAGCTGACCTTGGCTCCAGTGCCTTCCCTTCCTCCAAAGCCAGGCTCCAGGCACCCTCCCTGCTCCCGGAGGTAGGTCGGTACCACGGGAGGTACCACCCTCATTTTACAgatgaggaaactgaggcaaacAGGTGAAGTGACTTGCCCAAGGCCACGGCGGAGCCGGGGGAAGAGACCCCCGGGCGCTCTGAGCTCTCCGAGtccagcccccagcacaggaTGACCCTTCCCGGGTGTCCTTTTCCCGGGTGTCCCTTCACAGGGAGGGGGCAGCGGGGTGAGTTTCCAGGGTTTGCAAATCACTAGTTTAGTTTatagtttagtttagtttagtttagtaACAGCAAAACTTGACAGAAGCACAGGAGCCGATCCATGACCACCGAGGCTGGAGAGCCTGGAGCGCTTCCTGTTTGTGAGGTAGAATGAGTTACTCGAGGGCAGTCCCAGCTTGGAAATGTCTGCTCCTCCCCACCTCTGCCCTACAGCAGCAGAACATGGGGAGAAGCTAATCCATGCCCTTCCCAGTGTTAATGCTGTTGGCACCAGCTGACCTCGCCAGGGTGGCCAGGAGAGACCCCCAGGAGTGCCCGGCCCACGGCCAGGAGAGCCCCCCACGCTGAGGTGGACCTGACACGGGGCCAAGAGAGACGCCTGTGCCCAGGAGAGCCTGACACATGTCCAGGAGAGCTCCCCACACCCAGAAGAGCCTCCTGCAGCAAGGGGCACCCGAAACATAGAGGGGGAGAGCCATCAATGCCCAGGAGAGCCCCTCCACACCCAGGAgagctcccagcagtgcccgGCACGCGGCCGGAGAGGCCCAGCCATCGCTGTGGCTCCCACTCCATGAACAAACTCACATCACTCCAACCACACACATCTGGCACCGGAACACGCCCGGGATGTGGCGATCCACGGCCTGGGAGGGAGGATCCCTTTGGCAGGAGAAGGGTCCTCCAAGGTACCTTCCAGGGAGTTAAGGCAACAGCTTCATCCCGACTCATCTGCCCCGGGGCACAGCGTGAAGCTGGGGCAGAGTGGAGCCAGGAGACTCCTGGCTCTCCGTGGCCACCACAAATCATCTCCCAGGGAGCACGGAcctgcttcccctccctctccagtCCGACGGGAGATCCCTGTGCTCGCGCAGCTGCCTCCGCCcgggctctgcagggaggtcCCGTGGctccttcatctcctcctcTGGGTCTCAGGGCGTGAGCGAGTCCCAGCCACGGCAGAGAAAACACGGCCTGGGAATCTGCGAACCCCCCTCTCCTGGCTCCCTGCTGGGATTCCTCCTTGTTTACACACTCAGGtgcttcctgctcctctccccagcaaCGCAGCCGTGGCTGATCCCAGAGCACACTTTGCCCATCTCCTGGCAGTAGCAGCAGAACACCAGGGATGCCcagaatgtcttttttttttttttttccttttttctttctctttcattcctttccttcgAGTCCAGCACCTGCTCTGGCTCCATCCCTCTCCACTGAGGTCAGGTGTGAAAATCTTAGCAGCATCAGTTTGTGGACAAGCTCAGGGTTAGCCTGCTCAAGTGGgctaaaagtttaaaaaaaaatagaatctAGATTCAAAAACTAGTGAGAAATGCTAAAAGCACAGAACTCGATGGCCTCTAACAGGACCAGAGGTAAGTAAACACGACAGACTCCTCGAAACAGTGATGTACCTCACGTGCTGTTAATTTGTACAACGCCACCACTCTAAAAAGCCCTAGGAAGgcccaaaaattaaaaaattaaaccgaagaaaaaaaaaacccaacccaaaaaaaccaaagaattcCATCCATGATGCCTGACCATTGAATAAAACGAAACGacatccttttgttttttctttttttttttctccacagcttcCATTCACTAACACTCGCTCCTCCTCgccggccctgccctgccccatcAGCTATCCGTGTTTTTCTCAGCCTCTTTGGAATGGATGATGTACATGAAAGTCTGTTCGATGGTGAAGTCCGGCGGGAGGCTGCCCTTGTGCACCCCTATGTGCTTGCTCATGAGGTTGAGCGTGGAGCTGTAGTGGCCACACACGGTGCAGCGGTACATGAGGGCCCCCGAGTGCGTCCGCAGGTGGCACTTGATGGTGGAGCGTCCGCGGAAGAACTTGTGGCACACCTTGCACTGGTAGGGcttctccccggtgtggatgcgcCGGTGGTAGTTGAACTCGCTGGTGTGGGCGAACCTCTTGCCGCACACCTTGCAGCTGTACTTGCTGTTCCCCGGCTGGCTCTGCAGCGCCAGCTCTTCGCTCAGGAACTCCTCGGGCAGCTTCCTCTTGGGCAGCCCCTGCGGCTGCAGGCGCTCCCCGAACCCCGCCCGGATGTCCAGGCTGCCCCCGCACTTGTGCTGGCTGACGTGGTACCGATAGGCCGCTTCCAGCTTGAAGCTCTGGCTGCAGAAGTGGCACTGGAAAAGAGCCTCCTCCGCGTGCTGGTGCACGGCCAGGtgcttctccaggagctgccGGTCCACGAAGCTGCTGGCACACACGGAGCACGAGAAGACGGAGATGCCCAGGTGGGACAGGGTGTGCcacagcaggctgcagaggcTCAGGTGCCGCTGGTCGCACACGCCGCACGTCTGGCTCTTCAGGTTCACGTGCTCCAGCAGGTGGTTCCGGACCGTGTGGAAATCTTTGGCCAAGGGCTTCCCGCAGGCAGCGCAGGCCAGCTCGGGGCTGGGCCCTCCCCCAAACACGGCCGCCTTGCCCGGCAGGGGGTCACTGGGGTGGACGATGATGTTGTTGTCGAAGACCCCGTCCCGCCGGTGCAGCGTCAGCTGCCACTGCGTGAAGAACTTGGTCTCGCACATGTcgcaggagaagaggaagatgccGATGTGGGACAGCACGTGAGTGACCCTGGAGTTGCGGTCCTGGAAGTGGGTCTCGCAGACTTTGCAGTTCCCGGTGAGCAGGTCCACGTGGTCCCTGGCGTGCTGGCGGATCAGCTGGATGTTAGGCTCCAGCACCTTCTTGCACACCTGGCAGGGCATGGCCTTGCTGTCCCGGCCGTCGCTCTCGAAGGCCAGCTCCTCCTCGCTGTCGTCGCTCAGCTCAATCACTTCCTCAGACGGGACCAGCTCTTCTCCAGCATCCTCAAAAtgcagctcagcctctcccaAATCCTCCAGCTGGAGCTCATCCATCTGCTCGAATCCCTGCTCTTTGGAGTGGTCACTGTTGCTGGGGCAGGAGTTGCTCCCTGTGGAGACATCCAGGGAGGGGTCAGTGGGGAAGAAGCCGCCCTTGCCGTAGTCGCCGTTGCTCTGGGCCTTGTactgagggcaggagctgccggTGGTCTGTGCCACGACATTCCCGCCGGGCTGGGCCCCCAGACCCGCAACCGGAGCGAACTGCCCTGGATCCGACTCCTGTTCTGTCTTGgggggctgctgtgggtgcATCAAGGGAAGAGCCTGGCTGGCCTCACCCACAGGGTTCCTGTCATCCTCTTTGTAGCTGCCCGCCACGTCCCCGTGCAGGAGGTAATTCCGCTCGGGGCCGAAGTGCTCCGCGCCGCTCCGGATgtcccccagaga from the Corvus moneduloides isolate bCorMon1 chromosome 30, bCorMon1.pri, whole genome shotgun sequence genome contains:
- the ZBTB39 gene encoding zinc finger and BTB domain-containing protein 39, which codes for MGMRIKLHSTNHPNNLLKELNKCRLSETMCDVTILVGSRSFAAHKAVLACAAGYFQNLFLNTGLDAARTYVVDFITPANFEKILSFVYTSELFTDLINVGVIYEVAERLGMEDLLQACHSTFPDLESSAITKQPALAVGEGRAGPLSSTSSEQSHSLGDIRSGAEHFGPERNYLLHGDVAGSYKEDDRNPVGEASQALPLMHPQQPPKTEQESDPGQFAPVAGLGAQPGGNVVAQTTGSSCPQYKAQSNGDYGKGGFFPTDPSLDVSTGSNSCPSNSDHSKEQGFEQMDELQLEDLGEAELHFEDAGEELVPSEEVIELSDDSEEELAFESDGRDSKAMPCQVCKKVLEPNIQLIRQHARDHVDLLTGNCKVCETHFQDRNSRVTHVLSHIGIFLFSCDMCETKFFTQWQLTLHRRDGVFDNNIIVHPSDPLPGKAAVFGGGPSPELACAACGKPLAKDFHTVRNHLLEHVNLKSQTCGVCDQRHLSLCSLLWHTLSHLGISVFSCSVCASSFVDRQLLEKHLAVHQHAEEALFQCHFCSQSFKLEAAYRYHVSQHKCGGSLDIRAGFGERLQPQGLPKRKLPEEFLSEELALQSQPGNSKYSCKVCGKRFAHTSEFNYHRRIHTGEKPYQCKVCHKFFRGRSTIKCHLRTHSGALMYRCTVCGHYSSTLNLMSKHIGVHKGSLPPDFTIEQTFMYIIHSKEAEKNTDS